A section of the Ruficoccus amylovorans genome encodes:
- a CDS encoding LacI family DNA-binding transcriptional regulator codes for MKRKRMLLQTKFKSRDEATRYQIAKNLIKRKVLSGEVGHNQQLQPEMDICRDTNLSRTTVRKAIADLVEEGLLVRYRGRGTFVNIRRTPSQKKLLALLVCQHTNVNGAYDLLIRGAQESAGRLGYQLLLANSYNEIDTGMEQAMRLNELRVAGTLVVPLQSASPDQTTASVIRTLRQADQQVVLVDDLSSDPAISSVSSQNREAMYELTKHLIDIGHRRIAFLTSVQTEAVVEREEGFRQAMQDHNLPLPPEYFLEVAGRSPSRQGIQEIDVFMAMREPPEAIICLHDLIALNAMARCRERGWRVPEDVAIVGFDDLPQSATSSPRLTSVHQPLTETGARAVEILVQLLTDEDAQPRQERLPCQLAVRESCGRGLVRPS; via the coding sequence TTGAAAAGAAAAAGAATGCTCCTTCAGACCAAGTTCAAAAGCCGCGACGAAGCGACTCGTTATCAGATTGCCAAGAACCTGATCAAACGCAAGGTGCTCAGCGGCGAGGTTGGGCATAACCAGCAGTTGCAGCCGGAAATGGACATTTGCCGCGATACCAACCTGTCCCGCACGACCGTGCGCAAAGCCATTGCCGACCTGGTCGAGGAGGGTTTGCTCGTGCGCTACCGGGGGCGTGGCACGTTTGTGAATATTCGCCGCACCCCGTCGCAGAAAAAGCTGCTCGCGCTTCTGGTGTGCCAGCATACGAATGTCAACGGTGCCTACGACCTGCTGATTCGCGGAGCCCAGGAGAGCGCCGGTCGGCTTGGCTACCAGCTTTTGCTCGCCAACTCCTACAACGAGATCGACACGGGCATGGAGCAGGCCATGCGCCTGAACGAACTGCGTGTGGCCGGTACGCTTGTTGTCCCGCTGCAAAGCGCTTCGCCCGACCAGACGACCGCGTCCGTCATCCGTACGCTGCGGCAGGCGGACCAGCAGGTGGTGCTGGTGGACGATCTCTCCAGCGATCCGGCCATTTCCAGCGTTTCCAGCCAGAATCGCGAGGCCATGTACGAGCTGACCAAGCACCTGATTGATATCGGCCATCGCCGGATCGCTTTCTTGACCAGTGTGCAGACTGAGGCGGTGGTCGAGCGCGAGGAGGGCTTCCGGCAGGCCATGCAGGATCACAACCTGCCTTTGCCGCCCGAGTATTTTCTGGAGGTGGCCGGACGCTCGCCTTCCCGTCAGGGCATACAGGAGATCGATGTTTTTATGGCCATGCGGGAGCCCCCCGAGGCGATCATTTGCCTGCACGACCTGATTGCGCTCAACGCGATGGCGCGTTGCCGTGAGCGGGGGTGGCGGGTGCCCGAGGATGTGGCCATCGTCGGCTTTGACGACCTGCCGCAGTCTGCCACCAGCTCTCCACGCCTGACCAGTGTTCACCAGCCGCTGACCGAGACCGGCGCGCGCGCGGTCGAAATACTGGTCCAGTTACTGACCGACGAGGACGCCCAGCCGCGCCAGGAGCGTCTGCCCTGCCAGCTCGCAGTCCGCGAGTCCTGTGGCCGCGGCCTTGTCCGCCCTTCCTGA